The following proteins come from a genomic window of Nicotiana tomentosiformis chromosome 12, ASM39032v3, whole genome shotgun sequence:
- the LOC104102917 gene encoding uncharacterized protein, translating into MEGLTLHHAVTKCWTAQVLPRIKPIMQALPSCIAWELWKRRNNRKYGKAVTVSRHVPNFNNTSITCASEKARAAKGWIKVNTDSASRKNSGRNAIGFCLRNENGDVRYAFDREINEATNTEAEALAVVEALSYCREYNYTQIWLQTDS; encoded by the exons ATGGAGGGACTGACACTGCATCATGCAGTGACTAAATGCTGGACTGCCCAAGTGCTACCTAGAATCAAACCTATTATGCAAGCATTACCTTCTTGTATTGCTTGGGAGCTATGGAAGCGCAGAAATAACCGTAAGTATGGGAAAGCAGTGACTGTTAGTCGACATGTACCAAATTTCAACAACACTTCAATCACTTGTGCAAGTGAGAAAGCCAGGGCTGCAAAAG GTTGGATTAAAGTTAACACTGATAGTGCGTCGAGGAAAAATTCTGGAAGAAATGCAATTGGATTCTGCTTAAGAAATGAGAATGGAGATGTGAGATATGCTTTTGATAGGGAGATCAATGAAGCCACAAATACAGAAGCAGAAGCACTGGCAGTTGTGGAAGCTTTGAGTTATTGCAGGGAATACAATTACACTCAAATCTGGCTCCAAACAGATTCTTAG
- the LOC138902500 gene encoding uncharacterized protein, with protein sequence MSTFATNGATPKELCKHRLQEVAELRQGKAWDDQLLDQTFNEEIAEHIRLNVHYEGSEGYWDRPYWMPTPSGKFSVSSAWQILRHMVNPNQEFKLMWIKDLPFKISFFLWRLWRQKIATDDMWRRQGQMVMSRYYKKLVVCSVLSKIKAIISSSTSYHHLGALEEKKCRRVTWQLLFHGWYKYNIDGDSKGNPGPIFLGFCVSDDEGDVVYARAVDLGVTTNVVAEAKAILEGFEYCVEYDLHPLILETNSLVMKKAIEWEWDPPWLVASCNFYFGLDIL encoded by the exons ATGTCTACCTTTGCCACCAATGGAGCTACTCCAAAAGAATTGTGCAAACATC gtcttcaggaggtggcagaactgcgACAAGGGAAAGCATGGGATGATCagctgctagatcaaactttcaatgaggaaattgcagaacatataaggctaaatgtgcatTATGAAGGTagtgagggatattgggataggccatactggatgccaactccttcaggcaagttcagtgttagcagtgcttggcaaatattaaggcataTGGTTAatcctaatcaggaattcaagttaatgtggattaaagatttgccattcaagatatccttcttcttgtggagattatggaggcagaaaatagccaccgatgacatgtggagaaggcaagggcaaatggtgatgtctagAT attataagAAATTGGTAGTATGCTCAGTGTTGTCCAAAATTAAAGCCATtatttcaagcagtaccagctatcatcacttaggagctttggaagagaagaaatgcag AAGAGTAACCTGGCAGCTTCTTtttcatggttggtacaaatATAATATTGATGGAGATTCAAAGGGCAATCCTGGACCTATATTCCTAGGCTTTTGTGTGAGtgatgatgaaggtgatgtggtgtatgctagggcagtagacctgggagtgacaactaatgtggtggctgaagctaaggctattcttGAAGGGTTTGAATATTGTGTGGAGTATGATCTTCACCCTCTCATACTGGAGACTaattcattggtgatgaagaaggcgatagaatgggaatgggatcctccttgg ctagtagcttcatgcaacttctattttggtttggacatcttgtaa
- the LOC138902499 gene encoding uncharacterized protein translates to MARDMTVPWLVGEDFNVIWDEEEKFGGLPVSLNEVDDFRHYANTCNLVDLGFKGSIFTWWNGKEEEVYIFKRLDRCLANIEFQQTFPGLEVTHLSKIGSDHSPLLLKY, encoded by the coding sequence ATGGCTAGAGATATGACTGTTCCATGGCTTGTTGGTGAAGATTTTAATGTAATATGGGATGAGGAAGAAAAGTTTGGGGGACTGCCAGTATCATTGAACGAGGTAGATGATTTTAGGCATTACGCCAATACTTGCAACTTGGTTGATCTTGGCTTCAAAGGGAGTATTTTCACTTGGTGGAATGGAAAGGAAGAAGAAGTCTATATTTTCAAAAGGCTTGATCGATGTCTGGCTAATATTGAATTTCAACAAACTTTCCCAGGTTTGGAAGTTACTCATTTGTCCAAAATTGGTTCAGATCACAGTCCTTTGTTATTGAAATATTGA
- the LOC138902501 gene encoding uncharacterized protein — translation MPCDEGGIGFRSLHDVSKALFCKLWWNVRTKPSLWSFFMCQKYCKKLNAIIVPWRKGSHVWRKMLECRDIIEHQIVWHPKIESSLFWFDNWTRIGALYFLVPRDFEIDESIHNVYNVVEDVTWNVSKLLDILPEEYALHIVEYIKPPVMQDMLDIPFWMLDTRGLLSVKTACEYLRRRNEPRNDYKMIWVKGLPFKVFFFM, via the coding sequence ATGCCATGTGATGAAGGTGGAATAGGTTTTAGATCGTTGCACGATGTATCTAAAGCATTATTTTGCAAATTGTGGTGGAATGTTCGAACAAAACCAAGCCTTTGGAGCTTTTTTATGTGTCAAAAATATTGCAAGAAGTTAAATGCAATTATTGTTCCTTGGAGGAAAGGATCACATGTATGGAGGAAGATGTTGGAATGTAGGGATATTATTGAGCATCAAATTGTTTGGCACCCAAAAATAGAATCTTCTCTTTTTTGGTTTGACAATTGGACGAGGATAGGAGCATTATACTTCTTAGTTCCTCGGGATTTTGAAATAGATGAATCTATTCATAATGTATATAATGTAGTAGAAGATGTCACTTGGAATGTTAGCAAGTTACTGGACATTCTGCCTGAAGAATATGCACTGCACATTGTAGAGTACATAAAGCCTCCTGTCATGCAAGATATGCTCGACATACCATTCTGGATGCTAGACACTCGTGGGTTGCTCAGTGTCAAAACTGCATGTGAGTATTTGAGAAGGAGAAATGAGCCACGCAATGATTACAAGATGATATGGGTGAAGGGATTACCTTTCAAAGTTTTCTTCTTCATGTAG